The Acidimicrobiales bacterium genome includes a region encoding these proteins:
- a CDS encoding SAM-dependent methyltransferase, with product MRETKPSFTARRVAVTRATLTRPEVPTGDADAEVRLYQSLGGFRVSLGDRQLRRHLAVRTAFFDRETLDALRAGVQQVVLVGAGYDGRALRFASPDVRWFEVDHPATQADKRARLAAIGAPSAQTAFVAVDLVHDDLVGALGAAGYDSTKPSLFVVEGLLGYLPRTVTNALLESLQELAGPGSRLAVAFPTTRPDAAGPERLRRRVRGLIVAALGEPWLTRFTPDEPEQLLARSGWTVAVDGDKPVRYKGRNGVLLGAVPVAADAA from the coding sequence GTGAGGGAGACCAAGCCGTCGTTCACGGCCCGCCGGGTGGCCGTCACCCGGGCCACGCTGACGAGGCCCGAGGTGCCAACGGGGGACGCAGACGCCGAGGTCCGCCTCTACCAGTCCTTGGGGGGATTTCGTGTGAGCCTGGGGGACAGGCAGCTGCGCCGTCACCTCGCGGTGCGCACGGCCTTCTTCGACCGGGAGACGCTGGACGCCTTGCGCGCTGGTGTCCAGCAGGTCGTGCTCGTCGGCGCCGGCTACGACGGGCGGGCACTGCGGTTCGCCAGCCCCGATGTTCGGTGGTTCGAAGTGGACCACCCGGCGACGCAGGCGGACAAGCGGGCCCGGCTGGCCGCCATCGGAGCTCCGTCCGCCCAGACCGCGTTCGTGGCGGTCGACCTCGTTCACGACGACCTGGTGGGCGCGCTCGGGGCTGCGGGATACGACTCCACGAAGCCGTCGCTCTTCGTGGTGGAGGGGCTCCTCGGCTACCTGCCTCGGACCGTTACGAACGCGTTGCTCGAGAGCCTCCAGGAGCTGGCAGGTCCCGGGAGCCGGCTGGCGGTGGCCTTCCCGACCACTCGTCCCGACGCCGCGGGGCCCGAGCGGCTTCGGCGTCGTGTGCGAGGTCTGATCGTCGCAGCTCTGGGCGAGCCCTGGCTCACCAGGTTCACTCCCGACGAGCCCGAGCAGCTGCTGGCCCGGTCAGGCTGGACCGTGGCCGTCGACGGCGACAAACCGGTGCGCTACAAGGGTCGCAACGGCGTTCTCCTGGGTGCCGTGCCGGTGGCTGCCGACGCTGCGTGA